A genomic region of Deltaproteobacteria bacterium contains the following coding sequences:
- a CDS encoding GGDEF domain-containing protein, translating into MPKRRKVVPRKAAETIRVESAPEYAPPTEGRRMASLLVVQGAEVDLGRHVVCDQPITIGRDDRVELALCDGSISRRHCRVERDPDTGRYVLVDLGSTNGTLVNGSRVDSKVPLAAGDKIFIGGTVIRFAYLDDLDLQYQERVEELVSTDPLTGLTVRRQYDPYYQALIEKAKTDNEPLALMVLDLDGLKEINDRHGHAVGCYTIVEASFILRDVLEPHGLLCRFGGDEFVACLPGVDRRRAMALAETVRDRVQRHNFVKDGVRVEPTISIGVAEFPTDAVDPAGLFARADKALYAAKRQGRNKVCSWHPSMQ; encoded by the coding sequence ATGCCGAAACGACGCAAGGTCGTGCCGCGCAAGGCGGCGGAGACGATTCGGGTCGAGTCGGCTCCCGAGTATGCGCCGCCAACCGAGGGCCGGCGAATGGCGTCGTTGTTGGTCGTCCAGGGCGCGGAGGTCGACCTCGGCCGCCACGTCGTGTGCGACCAGCCGATCACGATCGGCCGCGACGATCGGGTCGAGCTCGCGCTGTGCGACGGGTCGATTTCCCGGCGCCACTGTCGCGTCGAGCGCGATCCGGACACGGGCCGCTACGTGCTCGTGGACCTGGGGTCGACCAACGGCACGCTGGTCAACGGCAGTCGCGTCGACAGCAAAGTGCCGCTCGCGGCTGGCGACAAGATCTTCATCGGCGGAACGGTGATCCGGTTTGCCTACCTCGACGACCTCGACCTCCAGTATCAGGAGCGGGTCGAGGAGTTGGTGAGTACGGACCCACTTACGGGTCTGACCGTGCGCCGTCAGTACGACCCGTACTATCAGGCGCTCATCGAGAAGGCGAAAACGGACAACGAGCCGCTGGCGCTGATGGTGCTCGATCTCGACGGGCTCAAGGAGATCAACGATCGTCACGGCCACGCCGTCGGCTGCTACACGATCGTCGAGGCGTCATTCATCCTGCGCGACGTGCTCGAGCCCCACGGCCTGCTGTGCCGCTTCGGCGGCGACGAGTTCGTCGCGTGTTTGCCCGGCGTCGATCGCCGGCGCGCGATGGCGTTGGCCGAAACGGTTCGCGATCGCGTCCAGCGGCACAACTTCGTCAAAGATGGCGTGCGCGTGGAGCCGACCATTTCGATCGGCGTCGCCGAGTTTCCGACGGACGCGGTCGATCCGGCCGGGCTGTTCGCGCGCGCCGACAAGGCGCTGTACGCGGC
- a CDS encoding MerR family transcriptional regulator, translated as MSGVPAPTIKHYIRENLLPGPARRTSRNMAYYDAALADRIKAIKQLQQTYFLPLRRIADLLEPAPSHRIRSDKLAEIVPGVRAGHDAARADRARPRTAPARRTRADVLASMNLTAEDLDRLAALGLAEPVEPAHGEPVYADADLDLLEVIHEARAQGLGDLFPLDILEPYADCVRTLVRMEIELFRQRVIDGAAPTGRPLPEVAREATRLAERLIVAMRSKLVFPELAAAGGLPDSAPATNSAVTEPPHGAPATSSPDDDG; from the coding sequence ATGTCGGGCGTGCCCGCTCCGACGATCAAGCACTACATTCGCGAGAACCTGCTGCCCGGACCGGCGCGCCGCACCAGCCGCAACATGGCCTATTACGACGCCGCCCTCGCCGACCGGATCAAGGCGATCAAGCAGCTCCAGCAGACCTATTTCCTCCCGCTGCGGCGTATCGCCGACCTGCTCGAGCCGGCGCCGAGCCACCGCATTCGCTCCGACAAGCTCGCCGAAATCGTCCCCGGCGTGCGCGCGGGCCACGACGCCGCGCGCGCCGACCGCGCCCGGCCGCGGACCGCACCCGCGCGCCGCACCCGCGCCGACGTGCTCGCGTCGATGAACTTGACCGCCGAAGACCTCGATCGCCTCGCAGCGCTGGGACTCGCGGAGCCGGTCGAGCCCGCGCACGGCGAACCCGTGTACGCGGACGCCGACCTCGACCTGCTCGAGGTGATCCACGAAGCGCGCGCGCAGGGCCTCGGCGACCTGTTCCCGCTCGACATCCTCGAACCGTACGCGGACTGCGTACGCACGCTCGTGCGCATGGAGATCGAACTGTTCCGCCAGCGAGTCATCGACGGTGCCGCGCCGACGGGCCGGCCGCTCCCCGAGGTCGCGCGCGAGGCGACGCGGCTGGCCGAGCGATTGATCGTCGCCATGCGATCGAAGCTGGTCTTCCCCGAACTCGCCGCAGCCGGCGGGCTGCCGGACAGCGCTCCGGCGACGAACTCCGCCGTCACCGAACCGCCCCACGGCGCTCCGGCGACGAGCTCGCCCGACGACGACGGCTGA